Proteins found in one Candidatus Omnitrophota bacterium genomic segment:
- the recA gene encoding recombinase RecA produces the protein MSKDEKQKSLDVALAEIEKKFGKGSIMRLGDEKFFGKVTAIPTRAMSLDIALGIGGIPCGRITEIYGPEGGGKTTLALQIIANVQEAGGTAAFVDAEHAMDPDYAEKIGVNIKELLISQPDSGEQALQIIDTLIRSGSIDIIVLDSVAALVPKAELEGDIGAPTVGLQARLMSQSLRRLASAISKSRTAAVFINQIREKIGMTFGFGGTTTTPGGRALKFYSSVRLDIRRIGSIKKGEDIIGARVKVKVAKNKVAPPYKVCEFDIYFGKGIVPESSLLDVGTDLGLIKKTGNTFFYGDVKLGIGRENSVEMLLADKKVSSALEKEILKIAFPEKKKDEKKKSDKD, from the coding sequence ATGTCAAAAGATGAAAAACAGAAAAGTTTAGATGTGGCGCTCGCTGAAATTGAGAAGAAGTTCGGCAAGGGTTCCATAATGAGGCTGGGCGATGAAAAATTTTTCGGCAAGGTGACGGCTATTCCCACAAGGGCTATGTCGCTTGATATCGCGCTCGGTATAGGCGGTATCCCCTGCGGCCGCATCACCGAAATTTACGGGCCCGAGGGCGGCGGCAAGACCACTCTGGCTCTGCAGATAATAGCCAATGTCCAGGAGGCCGGCGGAACGGCGGCTTTCGTTGACGCCGAACACGCGATGGATCCGGATTACGCGGAAAAAATAGGCGTTAACATCAAAGAGCTCCTTATTTCGCAGCCGGATTCCGGTGAGCAGGCCTTACAGATAATAGACACTTTGATAAGGAGCGGATCCATCGATATCATCGTTCTGGATTCGGTGGCGGCTCTTGTGCCCAAAGCCGAGCTTGAAGGGGATATAGGCGCACCGACGGTGGGGCTTCAGGCGCGCCTCATGTCGCAGAGCCTTAGGCGTCTGGCTTCGGCCATATCCAAGTCCAGGACAGCGGCGGTTTTCATAAATCAGATAAGAGAAAAGATAGGCATGACTTTCGGCTTCGGCGGCACGACAACAACACCGGGAGGCAGGGCGCTCAAATTTTATTCGTCCGTCCGTCTGGACATCAGAAGAATAGGATCCATAAAAAAAGGCGAGGACATAATCGGCGCGAGGGTCAAGGTCAAAGTGGCCAAAAACAAGGTGGCCCCGCCTTATAAAGTCTGCGAATTCGATATATATTTCGGCAAAGGGATAGTCCCCGAATCTTCTCTGCTGGATGTGGGAACTGATCTGGGTTTGATCAAAAAAACGGGCAACACCTTTTTTTACGGCGATGTCAAACTCGGCATCGGCCGCGAAAATTCCGTGGAAATGCTTCTGGCCGATAAAAAAGTCTCATCGGCGCTTGAAAAAGAAATACTGAAGATCGCGTTTCCCGAAAAGAAAAAAGACGAAAAGAAAAAATCTGATAAAGATTAA
- the xerD gene encoding site-specific tyrosine recombinase XerD has product MDKASALLAEYGDYCASERGLSKLTIQAYTRDIREFFSTIDVPVANIGEKHITAFLREKRSGVSARTLARKICALRSFWKFLVEDGMAQRNPASALRSPRLESYLPDVLSVPEVGQVINRVARGRRTSLRNTAMIEVLYAAGLRISELISLKVKDVNLDVGFLKCLGKRGKERIVPIGEKACSAVKAFLLFSPAEEGDSLFRNPSGAPFSRMGVWKIIKKLCADAGITRRITPHTFRHSFATHLLQNGADLRVIQELLGHAQISTTQIYTHISTKRLRQIHRRFHPRG; this is encoded by the coding sequence ATGGATAAAGCTTCGGCGCTTCTTGCCGAATACGGGGATTATTGCGCTTCGGAGAGGGGCCTGTCAAAGCTCACCATCCAGGCTTACACAAGAGATATCAGGGAATTTTTCTCAACGATTGACGTTCCGGTCGCGAATATAGGCGAAAAACACATCACGGCTTTTTTAAGGGAAAAAAGAAGCGGTGTTTCAGCCCGCACTCTGGCGAGGAAGATCTGCGCTCTTAGAAGTTTCTGGAAATTCCTGGTGGAGGACGGTATGGCGCAGCGGAATCCCGCTTCCGCCCTGAGGAGCCCTCGGCTTGAAAGCTATCTGCCGGATGTTCTCAGCGTCCCGGAGGTGGGACAGGTTATAAACCGGGTAGCGCGGGGCAGAAGGACATCTTTGAGGAATACCGCCATGATAGAAGTGCTTTACGCCGCCGGTTTGAGAATCAGCGAACTGATATCATTAAAGGTCAAAGACGTCAATCTTGATGTGGGTTTTCTCAAATGTCTGGGCAAAAGAGGAAAAGAAAGAATTGTCCCGATAGGAGAGAAGGCCTGCTCCGCGGTGAAGGCCTTTCTGCTTTTTTCTCCCGCGGAAGAGGGGGATTCCCTTTTTCGCAATCCGTCCGGCGCGCCGTTTAGCCGTATGGGCGTGTGGAAAATAATAAAAAAACTCTGCGCGGACGCCGGTATCACAAGGCGGATAACCCCGCACACTTTCAGGCACAGTTTCGCGACGCATCTTCTCCAGAACGGAGCGGATCTTCGCGTCATACAGGAGCTGCTCGGCCACGCTCAGATCAGCACAACTCAGATCTACACGCACATTTCCACCAAGCGGCTCCGCCAGATACACCGCCGTTTTCATCCCCGCGGCTGA
- the lysA gene encoding diaminopimelate decarboxylase, translated as MDYFKYKGSELFAEEIPLSVLAEKYGTPLYVYSKKTLLRHIGEVKRVFRSSGALICFAYKANNNSALLKLMNQEGVGADCVSLGELLLARKAGVPKDKIILNGNGKTDEEIRLALKMNIRMINADSAEDLLNISRVAGSMKTKARISFRVNPEIRVPTHPHIATGLKESKFGLAYDDALKAYRLAASLETIEICGMHMHIGSQITETAPFAEALKKLAVFSKQLAKSGIRLKYINAGGGLGVKYQSEIPETLDKYAAVIKKYALRIAPKIIIEPGRMLIANTAVLLMRVISNKQSGRKNFIVADGGMNDIMRPSIYGAYHELLPVKVFSEREKKDYDIVGPICESGDVLAKKRRMQNLYAGEFLALRGAGAYGYSMSSNYNLRARPAEVLVDGSRATLIREREDIRELI; from the coding sequence ATGGATTATTTCAAGTATAAAGGATCTGAATTGTTCGCCGAGGAAATACCATTGAGCGTTCTGGCGGAAAAATACGGAACGCCGCTGTATGTGTATTCAAAAAAAACGCTTCTGCGACATATCGGAGAAGTGAAAAGAGTTTTCCGTTCGTCGGGAGCGCTGATATGTTTCGCTTATAAGGCCAACAATAACAGCGCGCTGCTCAAACTGATGAATCAAGAGGGCGTAGGCGCGGACTGTGTTTCTCTCGGGGAGCTGCTTCTGGCGCGTAAAGCGGGTGTGCCGAAGGATAAGATCATCCTAAACGGTAATGGCAAGACGGATGAAGAGATAAGGCTCGCCCTTAAAATGAACATCAGGATGATAAACGCCGACAGTGCGGAAGATCTTTTGAACATATCCAGGGTAGCGGGCAGTATGAAGACAAAAGCCCGCATAAGTTTTCGCGTAAACCCGGAAATCAGGGTGCCGACCCATCCGCACATCGCCACGGGCCTGAAAGAATCCAAATTCGGCCTGGCCTATGATGACGCTCTTAAAGCTTACAGGCTCGCGGCGTCGCTTGAGACTATTGAAATTTGCGGAATGCACATGCACATAGGTTCGCAGATAACAGAAACCGCTCCTTTCGCCGAGGCGCTGAAGAAACTGGCGGTTTTTTCAAAACAACTCGCGAAGTCCGGAATCAGGCTGAAATACATTAATGCCGGCGGAGGCCTGGGCGTTAAATATCAGAGCGAGATACCCGAGACTCTGGACAAATACGCCGCTGTTATAAAGAAATACGCGCTGAGGATCGCGCCGAAAATTATAATCGAGCCGGGCCGCATGCTCATCGCCAACACGGCCGTGCTGCTTATGAGAGTGATATCGAATAAGCAATCAGGGCGCAAAAATTTCATCGTCGCGGACGGCGGAATGAATGATATCATGCGGCCCAGCATCTATGGCGCGTATCATGAGCTTTTGCCGGTGAAGGTTTTTTCCGAAAGAGAAAAGAAGGATTATGATATTGTCGGCCCCATCTGCGAGTCGGGAGATGTGCTGGCGAAGAAGCGGAGGATGCAGAATCTGTATGCGGGGGAGTTTCTTGCTCTCAGGGGCGCGGGGGCATACGGCTATTCCATGAGCTCAAATTACAATCTTCGCGCCCGCCCCGCGGAAGTGCTCGTTGACGGCAGCCGCGCGACTCTTATCAGAGAGCGCGAAGATATCCGGGAACTCATATGA
- the murI gene encoding glutamate racemase yields MTPKKCSVPVRRTRIGVFDSGIGGLTVYRTLQKKYPFCDFIYYADTAHVPYGGKSGKTIIAYTEKIVSFLLRKKADLIVCACNTASAVALESISRNCPVPVHGVIAAAVEHAAVFSRVAVIGTKLTIKSGVYEKQLKKINKKIRVKSLPAPLFVPLVEEGWSGTDVAEKVAGIYLAPIRRMRPEALIMGCTHYPILRREIADFMGPKTRLVDSSSLAEAISGSVRICTGTGKSSFYVSDDPGHFVKMAKEIMKVSAGRAQLCTEFL; encoded by the coding sequence ATGACCCCCAAAAAGTGTTCCGTACCCGTCCGGAGAACCAGAATAGGCGTGTTTGATTCCGGTATAGGCGGTCTGACAGTCTATAGAACTCTCCAAAAAAAATACCCCTTCTGTGATTTTATTTATTACGCCGACACCGCTCATGTGCCCTACGGCGGCAAATCAGGGAAGACCATCATCGCCTACACGGAAAAAATCGTGTCTTTTCTTCTCAGGAAAAAGGCGGACCTGATAGTGTGCGCCTGCAACACGGCATCCGCTGTGGCGCTTGAGAGTATTTCCAGAAACTGCCCTGTCCCTGTTCACGGAGTTATCGCCGCGGCGGTTGAGCATGCGGCGGTTTTTTCGCGCGTGGCCGTTATCGGGACGAAACTCACGATAAAAAGCGGGGTGTACGAAAAACAGCTGAAGAAAATAAACAAAAAGATCAGAGTGAAATCCCTGCCGGCCCCTCTTTTCGTGCCTCTGGTGGAGGAGGGCTGGTCAGGAACGGATGTCGCGGAAAAAGTCGCCGGAATATATCTTGCCCCGATCCGCCGCATGCGCCCGGAAGCGCTGATAATGGGCTGCACGCATTATCCCATACTCAGAAGAGAAATCGCTGATTTCATGGGGCCGAAAACGCGCCTCGTGGATTCTTCATCGCTGGCTGAGGCGATCTCCGGAAGTGTCCGGATTTGCACGGGCACAGGGAAGAGTTCTTTTTATGTCAGCGACGACCCCGGGCATTTTGTTAAAATGGCAAAAGAAATAATGAAAGTGTCCGCAGGGAGGGCTCAACTGTGTACAGAATTTTTGTAA
- a CDS encoding 7-carboxy-7-deazaguanine synthase QueE yields the protein MRNSKSVKGRIAEIFFSIQGEGIYAGLPCWFVRFSGCDKDCSYCDTLYAKTGGTLMTAEDAASRIKGPAPVVITGGEPTLQGEFLSALLSEIKSGKHSARQVFIETAGSNLLAEPGVFEHISFHAELPLTPPVRKFIRSISARPFTLKIVITAAVKFEDVIKASRFLAQFANSTIVLQPVSAEKKIDKKALKKAVLFAGRIQRFYPKVRMLPQIHNLLALK from the coding sequence TTGAGAAACAGCAAAAGCGTAAAAGGCCGAATAGCCGAGATATTTTTTTCAATTCAGGGGGAGGGTATTTATGCCGGTCTTCCGTGCTGGTTTGTGAGATTTTCCGGGTGCGATAAAGACTGTTCTTATTGTGATACGCTTTACGCCAAAACCGGCGGGACATTAATGACTGCTGAAGATGCGGCCTCGCGCATCAAAGGCCCTGCGCCTGTTGTGATAACGGGAGGAGAGCCGACGCTGCAGGGCGAATTCCTCAGCGCGCTTCTGTCTGAAATCAAGTCGGGAAAACATTCCGCAAGGCAGGTTTTTATAGAGACCGCCGGTTCAAATCTCCTCGCCGAACCGGGAGTTTTTGAGCACATTTCTTTTCATGCCGAGCTTCCCCTTACTCCTCCCGTCAGAAAATTCATACGGAGCATAAGTGCCCGGCCTTTTACGCTGAAAATCGTCATCACCGCCGCGGTAAAATTTGAAGATGTTATCAAAGCCAGCCGTTTCCTCGCTCAATTCGCCAATTCAACTATTGTGCTGCAGCCTGTGAGCGCAGAAAAAAAGATCGATAAAAAAGCCCTGAAGAAGGCCGTTCTTTTTGCAGGGCGTATTCAGCGCTTTTACCCGAAAGTGCGGATGCTCCCGCAGATACATAATCTCCTTGCTCTGAAGTAA
- the queC gene encoding 7-cyano-7-deazaguanine synthase QueC → MKKRKAAVLLSGGLDSSTILYWAIKRGYETHCLIFSYDQRHSAEIRKAVNIAGCAGRPFTIVDIKLPWGGSSLLGRAGHIPPGKVSSKKIPSTYVPGRNTIFISYALSFCEAAKMDYIVIGANAVDFSGYPDCRPAYYDEFNKLLKQASLGKVSIKTPLLNKSKKEIVLLARRLKVPLRHTWSCYEGGRIPCGKCDSCLLRAKGFRQAGMEDPALCRNGAGQLKN, encoded by the coding sequence ATGAAAAAACGCAAAGCGGCCGTGCTCCTGTCCGGCGGGCTGGATTCGTCAACCATTCTTTACTGGGCAATAAAGCGCGGTTATGAAACCCATTGTCTTATTTTTTCATATGATCAGCGTCACAGCGCAGAGATCAGAAAAGCGGTAAATATAGCCGGGTGCGCAGGGAGGCCCTTCACGATTGTTGACATAAAACTCCCATGGGGAGGGTCAAGTCTTCTCGGCCGCGCCGGGCACATCCCTCCCGGCAAGGTGTCTTCCAAAAAAATTCCGTCAACTTATGTCCCCGGCAGAAACACGATATTCATCTCGTACGCGCTGTCTTTCTGTGAAGCGGCAAAAATGGATTATATCGTCATAGGCGCAAACGCTGTGGATTTTTCCGGTTATCCGGATTGCCGGCCGGCTTACTATGACGAGTTTAATAAACTTTTAAAACAGGCGTCTCTCGGCAAAGTGTCTATTAAAACCCCGCTTCTCAACAAAAGCAAAAAAGAGATAGTGCTGCTCGCCCGGAGGCTCAAAGTGCCGCTCCGGCACACATGGTCCTGCTATGAGGGCGGACGGATTCCCTGCGGAAAGTGCGATTCCTGCCTGCTCAGAGCAAAGGGTTTTAGGCAGGCGGGGATGGAAGACCCTGCTCTTTGCCGGAACGGGGCAGGCCAATTAAAGAATTGA
- the queD gene encoding 6-carboxytetrahydropterin synthase QueD — protein MYRIFVKDHFSSAHYLRGYKGKCENLHGHNWGVTAEVSGVKLKNAMVMDFKDLKEHLKRVISPLDHSLLNDLQDFKKLNPTSENIARYIFKKLAALLPAGVRLEAIKISETDNNIASYSRK, from the coding sequence GTGTACAGAATTTTTGTAAAAGATCATTTCTCTTCGGCTCATTATCTCAGGGGTTATAAGGGTAAGTGCGAAAATCTTCACGGCCATAACTGGGGCGTGACGGCGGAAGTGTCGGGCGTAAAACTTAAAAACGCCATGGTTATGGATTTCAAAGACTTAAAAGAGCATCTGAAGCGGGTTATCTCGCCTCTCGACCATTCTCTCCTAAATGACCTGCAGGATTTCAAAAAGCTCAATCCCACATCCGAGAATATAGCGCGCTATATCTTTAAAAAATTGGCGGCGCTCCTGCCTGCCGGCGTGCGCCTGGAGGCAATAAAGATCTCGGAAACGGACAATAATATAGCGTCTTATTCCCGGAAATGA
- a CDS encoding methyl-accepting chemotaxis protein, producing the protein MPLYERKHFFTHKNYQLRYTAYIIAAMISVAAAISVLTFTLAYPLLSSRLSEAVTKSISMDVARGLLLPYWAGVIALIIVAAAAGILFSHRIVGPVNRMASLISLMDEGDISKRLVLREKDEFLPLAGAINRLLENFSGTVRTSRDNSRRLGDELQELEKLLKNKNAFESDIENRLTSITAKKEAIYRELSKYKS; encoded by the coding sequence ATGCCTTTATACGAGAGAAAGCATTTTTTTACGCACAAGAATTATCAGCTAAGGTACACGGCCTATATCATAGCGGCCATGATAAGCGTGGCCGCTGCGATATCCGTTTTAACCTTCACTCTGGCCTATCCTCTGCTCTCATCCAGGCTTTCCGAAGCCGTGACAAAGTCAATTTCCATGGATGTGGCAAGAGGCCTGCTGCTGCCTTACTGGGCGGGGGTGATAGCGCTTATCATAGTAGCCGCGGCGGCAGGGATTCTCTTCTCCCACAGGATCGTCGGGCCTGTGAACAGGATGGCCTCGCTCATCAGCCTTATGGACGAGGGCGATATATCCAAAAGGCTTGTTCTCCGCGAGAAAGATGAGTTTCTGCCCCTTGCGGGGGCCATCAACAGGCTTCTGGAAAATTTTTCCGGCACCGTCAGGACATCGCGCGATAACTCAAGGCGTCTCGGTGACGAACTGCAGGAACTTGAAAAACTCCTCAAAAACAAAAACGCTTTTGAGAGCGACATAGAGAATAGGTTAACGTCAATAACAGCGAAGAAGGAAGCTATATACAGAGAGCTGTCCAAATATAAATCCTGA
- a CDS encoding peptidylprolyl isomerase encodes MAFLFLSCRGEAPVAELETEKGLIVVKMYPEYAPETVKNFIGLSKQGFYDGLTFHRVVKDVIVQGGDPLGHGGGGVGYTLPAEISRELKHVPGTVAMARMDDSVNPDKRSNGSQFYICLSSAPRLDGEYTIFGEVTQGLDVAAQISPGDKIMKVRLK; translated from the coding sequence ATGGCGTTTTTATTCTTATCGTGCCGCGGTGAAGCGCCCGTCGCTGAGCTTGAGACGGAGAAGGGTCTCATAGTTGTAAAGATGTATCCTGAATATGCGCCGGAAACTGTAAAAAACTTTATCGGGCTGTCGAAACAGGGCTTTTACGACGGTTTGACTTTTCACAGGGTGGTGAAAGATGTGATCGTGCAGGGCGGCGATCCACTGGGTCACGGCGGCGGCGGTGTGGGCTACACTCTCCCGGCGGAAATATCCCGGGAACTGAAGCATGTGCCGGGCACCGTGGCTATGGCGCGTATGGATGACAGCGTCAATCCGGATAAGAGGTCAAACGGCAGTCAGTTTTATATATGCCTTTCGTCCGCGCCCCGCCTTGACGGAGAGTACACAATTTTCGGCGAGGTGACGCAGGGTTTGGATGTGGCTGCTCAGATATCCCCCGGGGATAAGATCATGAAGGTGAGGCTGAAGTAA
- a CDS encoding Rne/Rng family ribonuclease translates to MRRQEVKNIILIEVDADEKRAAYLRGHEVQELIIERKEEPSRIGDIYYGLASGINNAIHAAFVDIGIGRNCFLPFSDYPEAIKKGERLFVQIAKDEIKTKPARLTGYISVPGRFLIFMPNSTRGGVSKNITDRKERFRLKKIMEELKSVHGGAWIARTQASGRTEEEIKSDGEFAASIWRDIEKEKISDIKTGQIYCMQDFTPKILREMLNDKTDAVYVEPIEELEKAKKYLKQIAPDKKAFLTSDEKDNRSLFEMYGIEKVIRELTKPSVALASGGEIVIQSTEALTAVDVNSKGFKKKGSVEDTSFWTNKEAAKEIMRQIRLRNIGGIIVCDLIDMEKSLHRKEIYDIMQEAASFDRAKIDILPLNRLGLVEITRQRLEDNILEKVSVKCSHCDGSGRVLSPLTMLIRIKRHLMKNRKNLKAVSVNVFVHPTVADMFTEDAIDALAASTGKRIRIRADYKISEQEYEIE, encoded by the coding sequence ATGCGAAGACAAGAAGTTAAGAATATTATACTCATAGAAGTTGACGCGGATGAAAAGCGCGCCGCGTATCTGCGCGGGCACGAGGTGCAGGAACTCATTATCGAGAGGAAGGAAGAACCTTCCAGGATAGGCGACATATATTATGGTCTTGCCTCCGGCATCAACAACGCCATTCACGCCGCTTTCGTCGACATAGGTATTGGAAGGAACTGTTTTCTCCCTTTTTCGGATTATCCGGAAGCAATAAAAAAAGGGGAGAGGCTTTTCGTTCAGATAGCGAAAGATGAGATCAAGACCAAGCCCGCGCGCCTGACCGGTTACATATCCGTTCCCGGCCGCTTCCTTATCTTCATGCCCAATTCAACCCGCGGCGGCGTTTCAAAAAATATTACAGACAGAAAAGAGAGGTTCCGTCTGAAAAAAATAATGGAGGAACTTAAATCCGTCCACGGCGGCGCCTGGATAGCCAGGACTCAGGCATCCGGCAGAACGGAAGAAGAAATAAAGAGCGACGGGGAATTTGCCGCTTCGATATGGCGGGATATAGAAAAGGAAAAAATCAGTGATATAAAAACAGGGCAGATATACTGCATGCAGGATTTTACCCCGAAAATTTTAAGAGAAATGCTCAATGATAAAACAGATGCCGTTTATGTCGAGCCGATCGAGGAACTGGAAAAGGCGAAAAAATATCTGAAGCAGATCGCCCCGGATAAAAAAGCGTTTCTCACAAGCGACGAGAAAGACAATCGGAGCCTCTTTGAAATGTATGGTATTGAAAAAGTCATCAGGGAATTAACCAAGCCTTCTGTGGCGCTCGCCTCCGGAGGCGAGATAGTGATCCAGTCCACCGAGGCTCTCACGGCCGTGGATGTCAACAGCAAGGGATTCAAGAAGAAGGGCTCGGTTGAAGACACGTCTTTTTGGACCAACAAAGAGGCGGCGAAAGAAATAATGAGGCAGATAAGGCTCAGGAATATAGGCGGGATAATCGTCTGCGACCTTATTGATATGGAAAAGTCTTTACACAGAAAGGAAATTTATGACATAATGCAAGAGGCGGCCTCGTTTGACAGGGCCAAGATCGATATTCTGCCGCTGAACCGGCTGGGCCTTGTGGAAATAACAAGACAGAGGCTGGAGGATAATATCCTTGAAAAGGTGAGCGTCAAGTGTTCACACTGCGACGGGAGCGGCCGCGTGTTATCGCCCCTGACGATGCTCATAAGGATAAAGAGGCATTTGATGAAAAACAGGAAGAATCTAAAAGCCGTGTCGGTGAATGTTTTTGTGCATCCGACTGTCGCGGATATGTTCACGGAAGACGCCATAGATGCCCTGGCCGCGTCTACCGGCAAAAGGATAAGGATCCGCGCGGATTACAAAATTTCGGAGCAGGAATATGAGATCGAATAA
- a CDS encoding type II secretion system protein, translated as MRSNKAFTLIELMIVVTIVGLLSAVAVPKFADMMRKANEAVTKSNLGVLRSVVSIYYADHYGIWPYQNAGIADWAYISVVDPGCGALVPKYVSAIPALKTGQLIPNEGKNDVATAVDGITLHYDTRDTIGSQAAWVYYVDLGTWYVNCEELDTKGEGIHTW; from the coding sequence ATGAGATCGAATAAAGCTTTTACACTGATCGAGCTGATGATAGTTGTCACTATCGTCGGCCTGCTGTCGGCTGTAGCGGTGCCCAAATTTGCAGATATGATGCGGAAGGCCAATGAAGCCGTCACAAAAAGCAATCTCGGCGTTCTGAGATCGGTGGTCTCCATTTATTACGCGGATCACTACGGCATTTGGCCTTATCAGAATGCCGGCATCGCGGATTGGGCTTATATTTCTGTTGTTGACCCCGGCTGCGGCGCTCTTGTTCCCAAATATGTGAGCGCGATTCCCGCGCTGAAGACAGGGCAACTCATACCCAATGAGGGGAAAAACGATGTCGCGACGGCGGTTGACGGCATCACACTCCATTACGATACGAGGGATACTATAGGATCTCAGGCGGCGTGGGTTTATTATGTAGATTTGGGAACATGGTATGTCAATTGCGAGGAATTAGACACAAAGGGCGAGGGGATACACACATGGTAA
- a CDS encoding response regulator: protein MVCQLRGIRHKGRGDTHMVKETAYIIAEDKDFAAKLKGVIESDYIVTLFESPEEAIDEILKKKPDVVVSEMVFSSIDGINFAAGLKEKCLESPLVILTKLHPTPKVAELLGIAGCFNRDLSDEDMLDKIKSLSGWKKRKVSPPQLPIITEGSIGIAIQQLLNEVYNEKKNECLACIGKKDFARALEIATFLRRVFPTDLRTQGLIREIVHSKEAESPKTEQTSFSASREDINRETRAARGAVDSGNLALMLESAKKLLLMEDVKNGIRLLRESVVFSEENPYLAERIVIQKESSPASVLDILCAGSVFLSFFIYPYVFAGVGICFGIAAWAMKKERKAAAVAVPMAVVIIALNFFNFPLLSGMVADWQGKAATRRIFSVEPKIFNPGSDTLIIKYRVKEISPVVITAASSRQSAEILNNKEHDTGVFEIPWKGKTDDGSLIKNNFRVRIKIGDKSFTEKIYTGD, encoded by the coding sequence ATGGTATGTCAATTGCGAGGAATTAGACACAAAGGGCGAGGGGATACACACATGGTAAAAGAAACGGCCTATATTATCGCGGAAGATAAGGATTTTGCCGCTAAGCTCAAGGGTGTTATTGAAAGCGATTACATTGTGACGCTTTTCGAGTCGCCGGAAGAGGCGATTGACGAAATCCTGAAAAAAAAGCCGGATGTTGTCGTCAGCGAGATGGTGTTTTCTTCCATTGACGGGATCAATTTCGCCGCGGGCTTAAAGGAAAAATGCCTTGAATCGCCACTCGTCATACTCACAAAGCTGCATCCCACGCCTAAAGTCGCAGAGCTTCTGGGAATAGCGGGCTGTTTCAACAGGGATTTGAGCGATGAGGATATGCTCGACAAAATAAAAAGTTTGTCCGGCTGGAAAAAGAGAAAGGTGTCACCCCCGCAGCTTCCCATAATAACGGAAGGCAGTATAGGCATTGCCATTCAACAGCTGCTGAATGAGGTGTATAATGAGAAAAAGAATGAGTGCCTAGCGTGCATAGGCAAAAAGGATTTTGCCAGAGCCCTGGAAATAGCGACATTTTTAAGGAGAGTTTTCCCGACAGATTTGAGGACTCAGGGCCTTATAAGGGAAATTGTGCATTCAAAAGAGGCGGAAAGCCCGAAAACGGAGCAGACATCTTTTTCGGCTTCACGCGAGGATATCAATAGAGAGACCAGGGCCGCACGCGGCGCTGTTGACTCGGGCAATTTGGCGCTGATGCTTGAAAGCGCGAAGAAACTTCTTCTGATGGAAGATGTAAAAAACGGCATAAGGCTCTTGAGGGAGAGCGTTGTCTTTTCCGAAGAAAATCCCTATCTGGCTGAACGTATCGTGATCCAAAAGGAATCCTCTCCCGCGTCTGTACTGGACATTTTGTGCGCGGGCTCAGTTTTCCTGAGTTTTTTCATATATCCTTATGTTTTTGCCGGAGTGGGTATTTGTTTCGGCATCGCCGCATGGGCCATGAAGAAGGAAAGAAAAGCCGCCGCTGTAGCCGTGCCTATGGCTGTTGTTATAATAGCGCTGAATTTTTTTAATTTCCCGCTTCTTTCCGGTATGGTCGCGGATTGGCAGGGGAAAGCCGCCACCAGGAGAATATTCAGTGTTGAGCCCAAAATCTTTAACCCGGGCTCTGACACGCTCATCATAAAATACAGGGTGAAGGAAATCTCCCCTGTTGTTATCACCGCGGCGTCTTCCCGTCAGAGCGCGGAAATACTGAATAATAAGGAACACGATACCGGTGTTTTTGAGATACCGTGGAAGGGCAAAACGGATGACGGCTCGCTCATAAAAAATAATTTCAGGGTGAGAATTAAAATAGGCGATAAAAGTTTTACGGAAAAAATTTATACAGGCGACTGA